Proteins co-encoded in one Cyprinus carpio isolate SPL01 chromosome B5, ASM1834038v1, whole genome shotgun sequence genomic window:
- the ankfy1 gene encoding rabankyrin-5, with the protein MAEEEVQKLQKHLALLRQEYVKMQQKLVETERRCSVLAAQASLPGSTSQASDTFISRLLAIVAGLYQQEQYSDLQVKIGQQRFSAHKFVLAARSEIWSLANMTSTSELDLSDAKPEVAMAMLRWAYTDDLELSGDDGFLIDLMKLANRFHLHLLRERCEKGVMSSVNMRNCIRFYQTAEELDATTLMNYCGEIIASHWDDLRKEDFSTMDAQLLYKMIKSKTEYPLHKAIKVEREDVVFLYLIEMDAQLPGKLNELDNNGDLALDLALSKKLESIATTLVNNKADVDMVDQSGWSLLHKAIQRGDEFASTFLIRHSAQVNAATVGAVETPLHLVCSFSPKKHSGEVMAGMAHIAEALLKAGANPNMQNSKGRTPLHEAVVSGNEPVFNQLLQCKQLDLELKDHEGSTALWLALQYITVASDPSVNPFEDEAPVVNGTSFDENSFAARLIQRGSNPDAPDSNGNCLMQRAAIAGSEAAAIFLATHGAKVNHTNKWGETPLHTACRCGLAGLTAELLQQGANPNLQTESALPDGVEKSQGVSLQSPLHLAIIHNHPDVVSVILEQKANALHATNNLQIIPDFSLKDSMDQTVLGLALWTGMHTIAAQLLGSGAAINDTMSDGQTLLHMAIKRQDSKSALFLLEHQADINVRTQEGQTALQLAISNQLPLVVDAICTRGADMSVVDEKGDPPLWLALENGLEDIASTLVRHGCDATCWSSGPGGCQQTLLHRAIDDNNEITACFLIRSGCDVNSPRRPGPNGEGDEEARDGQSPLHLAASWGLEEVAQCLLEFGANVNAQDSEGRAPIHVAISNQQSIIIQLLISHPEIRLNIRDRQGMTPFACAMTHKNNKAAEAILKREPGAAEQVDNKGRNFLHVAVQNSDIESVLFLISVQANVNSRVQDSAKLSPLHLAVQAGSEIIVRNLLLAGAKVNELTKHRQTALHLAAQQDLSTICSVLIENGVDFTAVDENGNNALHLAVMQGRLNNVRALLTESNIDAEAYNLRGQSPMHVLGQYGKENAAAIFELFLECMPEYPLDKPDNEGNTVLLLAYMKGNANLCRAIVRAGARLGVNNNQGINIFNYQVATKQLLFRLLDMLSKEPPWCDGSNCYECMTKFGVTTRKHHCRHCGRLLCHKCSIKEIPIIKFDLNKPVRVCNICFDVLTLGGVS; encoded by the exons GAGCTTAGCCAACATGACCTCCACCTCAGAACTGGACCTCTCAG ATGCCAAACCTGAGGTTGCCATGGCAATGCTGCGCTGGGCGTACACGGATGATCTGGAGTTGAGTGGAGACGATGGCTTCCTCATCGATCTGATGAAGCTGGCCAACCGCTTCCACCTCCATCTTTTGCGAGAAAG ATGTGAGAAAGGAGTGATGTCATCAGTGAACATGAGGAACTGTATCAGGTTCTACCAGACAGCTGAAGAGCTGGACGCCACAACACTGATGAACTATTGCGGAGAAATCATCGCCAGTCACTGG GATGATCTTCGGAAAGAGGACTTCAGTACCATGGATGCTCAGCTGCTCTATAAAATGATCAAATCCAAGACCGAGTACCCCCTTCACAAAGCAATTAAAGTAGAACGAGAAGATGTGGTCTTCCTTTATCTAATTGAGATGGATGCTCAG TTACCTGGAAAGCTGAATGAGCTGGACAATAATGGAGACTTGGCGCTGGATCTGGCTCTGTCCAAGAAGCTGGAGAGCATCGCCACCACACTGGTCAACAATAAGGCAGATGTTGACATGGTGGACCAGAGCGGCTGGAGTCTTCTTCACAAGGCCATTCAGAGAG GAGATGAATTTGCCTCCACTTTTCTGATCCGTCACTCCGCACAAGTGAACGCTGCCACAGTGGGGGCAGTGGAGACACCGCTGCACCTGGTCTGCTCTTTCAGCCCTAAGAAACATAGTGGTGAAGTTATGGCTGGCATGGCTCACATCGCTGAGGCTCTGCTCAAAGCTGGTGCCAACCCGAACATGCAAAACAGCAAAGGACG GACACCATTACATGAGGCTGTGGTGTCAGGAAATGAACCGGTCTTTAACCAGCTGCTGCAATGCAAACA ATTGGACCTTGAACTGAAAGACCATGAAGGCAGCACTGCACTGTGGCTGGCTCTGCAGTACATCACTGTGGCCTCTGACCCATCCGTCAACCCTTTTGAGGATGAAGCTCCGGTTGTCAATGGAACCTCATTTGATGAGAACAGTTTCGCAGCGCGGCTCATACAGAGAGGAAGCAATCCTGATGCACCAGACTCCAATG GTAACTGCCTCATGCAGAGAGCAGCTATCGCAGGAAGTGAAGCAGCCGCTATCTTCCTGGCCACACATGGAGCTAAAGTCAATCACACCAACAAATGG GGTGAGACTCCCCTCCACACGGCTTGCCGCTGTGGCTTGGCAGGGCTGACAGCAGAGTTGCTCCAGCAGGGGGCAAATCCTAACCTGCAGACTGAGAGCGCCCTGCCTGACGGAGTTGAGAAAAGCCAAGGGGTCTCCCTGCAGAGTCCCCTCCACCTAGCCATCATTCACAACCACCCAGATGTGGTGTCTGTCATACTAGAGCAGAAAG CCAATGCACTACATgccaccaacaacctccagatcATCCCTGACTTCAGTTTGAAAGACTCTATGGATCAGACCGTTCTGGGTCTTGCGCTTTGGACCG GTATGCACACTATTGCCGCACAGCTGCTGGGTTCAGGAGCAGCTATTAATGACACCATGTCTGATGGACAAACACTACTGCACATGGCCATAAAGAGACAGGACAGCAAGAGCGCCCTCTTCCTGCTGGAGCACCAGGCCGACATCAACGTCAG GACCCAGGAGGGGCAGACAGCTTTACAGTTGGCCATCAGTAACCAGCTTCCTTTAGTAGTGGACGCCATCTGCACAAGAGGAGCAGACATGTCAGTGGTGGATGAGAAGGGTGATCCTCCACTCTGGCTGGCTCTAGAAAACGGTTTGGAGGACATCGCTTCCACACTG gtcAGGCACGGGTGTGATGCTACCTGTTGGAGTTCAGGGCCTGGAGGATGTCAGCAGACTCTTCTCCATAGAGCCATCGATGACAACAACGAGATCACTGCCTGCTTCCTTATACGCAG TGGCTGTGATGTGAACAGCCCGAGGAGGCCTGGTCCTAACGGAGAGGGAGATGAGGAGGCGAGGGATGGACAGAGCCCACTGCATCTGGCTGCGTCCTGGGGACTGGAGGAGGTGGCGCAGTGCCTTTTGGAGTTCGGAGCCAATGTGAACGCACAG GATTCAGAGGGTCGTGCTCCCATCCATGTGGCCATCAGCAACCAGCAAAGCATCATCATCCAGCTGCTCATCTCCCACCCTGAAATCCGGCTGAATATTCGAGACAGACAAGGCATGACGCCGTTTGCCTGTGCCATGACTCATAAGAACAACAAGGCTGCCGAAGCCATCCTCAAGAGAGAGCCTGGTGCTGCTGAACAG GTGGACAACAAAGGTCGCAACTTCCTGCATGTCGCCGTGCAGAACTCGGACATAGAGAGTGTGCTCTTCCTCATTAGCGTACAGGCCAACGTGAACTCCAGAGTGCAGGACAGTGCCAAACTCTCTCCTCTACACCTGGCCGTACAAGCGGGATCAGAGATCATTGTCAGAAATCTG CTCTTGGCTGGTGCTAAAGTAAACGAGTTGACCAAGCATCGTCAGACAGCACTGCATCTCGCCGCACAACAGGATCTTTCCACAATCTGCTCTGTCCTGATCGAGAATGGCGTTGATTTCACTGCAGTAGATGAGAATGGAAACAATG CACTTCACCTGGCCGTGATGCAGGGGCGTCTGAATAATGTGCGTGCTCTGCTCACGGAGTCCAACATAGATGCAGAGGCCTATAATCTCAG AGGTCAATCTCCCATGCATGTCCTTGGTCAGTATGGGAAGGAGAACGCGGCAGCCATCTTTGAGCTGTTTTTGGAGTGCATGCCTGAGTATCCCCTGGATAAACCAGACAATGAGGGAAACACAG TGCTTCTGTTGGCATATATGAAAGGAAATGCTAACCTGTGTCGTGCCATTGTGAGGGCTGGAGCCCGACTCGGCGTTAATAACAACCAGGGCATTAACATCTTCAACTATCAAGTTGCCACTAAGCAGCTTCTGTTCCGTCTGCTAG ATATGCTATCCAAAGAGCCCCCATGGTGTGATGGTTCAAACTGCTATGAATGTATGACCAAATTTGGAGTCACCACCAGGAAACATCACTG cCGCCATTGTGGGCGTCTGCTCTGCCATAAGTGCTCTATAAAAGAGATCCCCATTATCAAATTTGATCTGAACAAACCTGTACGTGTATGCAACATCTGCTTTGATGTGCTGACATTGGGCGGTGTGTCCTAA
- the LOC109090082 gene encoding neuferricin has product MLKYLVAIISMVLAVWTVPEWLTFPISGSVASVLESWLRQQVSDVPASAPGRMLTEDELSLYNGEENSKGLYLAILGHVFDVEKGRKHYGPGGGYNFFTGKDASRAFITGDFTEAGLSSDISDFTDSQIVALYDWLSFYQKDYTPVGKLIGRFYTETGQPTDALLHVEAFLSEGLKKKAQAQSEMQLYPACNSEWSEASGGRVWCSTMSGGIHRDWVGVPRMLFSPGSGHSRCVCIKLSDPVHTENRNLREYKDCPHHAESCHITKD; this is encoded by the exons ATGCTGAAATATTTAGTAGCAATTATTTCAATGGTCCTGGCCGTATGGACGGTGCCGGAGTGGCTCACATTCCCGATCTCTGGCAGTGTTGCGAGTGTGCTGGAGTCGTGGCTGCGGCAGCAGGTCAGTGACGTGCCAGCATCTGCTCCGGGTCGCATGCTGACCGAAGATGAGCTGTCTTTATACAACGGAGAAGAGAACAGTAAAGGATTGTACCTGGCGATCTTAGGACATGTGTTTGACGTTGAAAAGGGGCGGAAACATTACGGCCCTGGCGGCGGTTATAATTTCTTTACAG GGAAAGACGCATCAAGGGCGTTTATTACAGGTGATTTCACAGAGGCTGGTTTGTCTAGCGATATCTCGGATTTCACTGACTCCCAGATTGTGGCTCTTTATGACTGGCTGTCTTTTTATCAGAAGGACTACACTCCAGTAG GTAAACTGATAGGCCGATTCTACACAGAAACCGGGCAGCCCACTGATGCTCTGTTACATGTTGAGGCTTTCTTGTCTGAGGGGTTGAAGAAAAAGGCCCAGGCTCAGAGTGAGATGCAGTTGTACCCAGCCTGTAACTCGGAGTGGAGTGAAGCCAGTGGGGGACGGGTATGGTGCTCTACAATGAG cGGTGGCATTCACAGAGACTGGGTTGGAGTACCCAGAATGCTTTTCTCCCCTGGATCTGGCCACTCCCGATGTGTGTGCATCAAACTGTCAGATCCAGTTCACACTGAGAACCGAAACCTCAGAGAGTACAAAGACTGTCCTCATCATGCAGAGTCCTGTCATATCACTAAAGACTGA